AGTTTACTGGTACATGATTTActgcaacttgtgcagaaatgACCAATAACTCTAAATCTCTCAGATATGCATTAAAATGGGGGTTACTGTGTGAGGAAGTACTTCTTCTAGAAAATACATATGTGGCACACCTCTAAAATGTTGCCTATAAGATGAAAATGTTTCCAGATGTCCAATTTTCAACTTTATGTGAAATTAATTTAGCCATTTTTGTTAACTGATCAGCAGATGGATGTTCAAAATCCACAACAAATCATTAGAAGTCAAATGAATGAGTCTCACCCTCATCCTTAAATCACTGTTGTATCCTCTCCCAGGCCATGTCAGCCCCTCCTGTCCACTGAGGAAGCACAAGACCAACCGAAAGCCCCGCACTCCCTTCACCACGTCTCAGCTGCTGGCCCTGGAGAGGAAGTTCAGGCAGAAGCAGTACCTGTCCATCGCCGAGCGGGCCgagttctcctcctccttgacCCTGACAGAGACCCAGGTGAAGATCTGGTTCCAGAACCGCCGGGCAAAAGCCAAGAGGCTCCAGGAGGCCGAGCTGGAGAAACTCAAGATGGCAGCTGACGCCAAGACGGCGGCGGTGGCGGCTGCTGCCGCTGGAGGTTTACATCCTGGCTTTACGTTACCACTGTCGCTTAGCGCTGTGTCACTGTATGGACAGTCATACTCTGCctatcaccaccaccaccacagacccATGCTGCCCATTTCACCTCTAGGACTGTACACTGCTCCTCTGGCCTACAGCATGTACCACTtatcataaaatggaaatatggcTGActggtgaaatgtgtttccaagGATTCCCAAAAATAGACACAGAGGACATGAGgctaacataaaaaaaaaaaagatcaatgtTTATAATATGTCTACTGCACAAGGAGTGTTTGAATCAACTTTCTTAGCACTTCAAGTCAAATTAAAAATCTTTTTCCCACAGCGAGGATGAAAAAAACCAACTTAGATGTCCTCTTGCCCTTTTTGGACTGCCTGTTTACATGACTTATCTGTATGAGGAGGGGCGTTGCTGTCCAGCTGTTTATACTCTTCACTTGTTTACTTTTGCAATAATTGAGCTGAACAAGGACTTGCACCGGGCGCCATAATACCAACTGCAACTCTTCACTTAAGCCTTTCTCTTCATTCGATAGTGCCTTGTGTTGGGCCTTAAAATCGAGACACTTTGTACACTCGTGTGGATGAGGAGTGCTTCAGCATCTCAGGCCAATAAACATATCACTGAAGCATTCTTTTAATTTCCATTCTGCCAAAGTGTctgttgtccttttttttttttttttaaaaactcaaagCAGACAATTTCAGGTTTATGTGCTCTTTTAAGACACACATCAAATTATTCATCACAATGAAAACTTTACACAAACGCAATTCTAAAGCTTTCCCCCATCTTTTATCTCTCGTAGcaataaaacactttaatcTGTCCCTCATTTCCTTCCCACGCATTTATAGAGCATGGACATATTTATTCTCTTTGAAATATAATTATGCTGGAAATGTATGAGTGCCTCATGTTGTATATTTATGACAGGTTGTGAGAATATGGTACTAAAGTTCTGACCAAAAGTGTATTTATATTGTTCTCCCTGAACGTCCCTTTGAAAGGGCCTACACTGTGCTATgcagtttatatatatatattttttccaccAATGTTTTATcattcaaatgaacaaaaacaattaaagcCTTTCAGACTGTTTCCTTTAAATGAATGACGTAtcattttgtgtaaaaaaaaaataaaataaagtagcAACATGTAAAGACGTGCAGCTACGTTCACTTAAGAGCTTTCAAGAAAACGTTatattttaaagtcatttacCAGCAAaagcagctgctctgctttttttttttcctttacagctgtgctttgtgcatgtgtgtgccaaCATGCattcgtgtgtgtgcgtgtttgtgtgtgtgtgtgtgtttctgtggtttaATCCCGTGTCTGTGTTTCCCATCAGACAGCGGTCAGTTCAAGGCAATGTTTGACAAACCATAAATGATACCCATAAATTATCTAACTTATGGTTCCTGTTATTACTGAGCTGTCATTTACCACACTGgtcaaagttttgtttttttttgttttaaaaaaaaaagggagagataCACTTTTATaatgatgttttgtttgttcagaaATACAGCGTGTTGTCTCTCTGGCAATCATTTGCTCTGTATTTATGACCATTACTGAGTTGTTCACGACAGTAGCGTGAGAACTCACAACAGCATTTATCTCTATAATAGGTGGGTGGGATAGCAATTAGGGATAATGACCTGACAGTATTGTCTATAATTTTACCTTTTGTCCAGCGTTTATCTGTCTAAAACTCACCAACAAGTAGCAGCaacatttactgtttatttaacTGGAGTTACAGTAATCCATAAGACTCCCTCAGCCTGTGGCAGAGGTGTTGATTGGCAAAATGTTCATATATTGAATATTGGCTTGCTTACACACTAACAGCTTGCTTAGCAGAAACCCAATCGTTTGTTATTGCTCTTATCCTCAGCATCATGTTCCTCCTGCCCCATTAAGCCTAATATTAATGACCACTGTGGACTAATGGTCGAATTAGCCAAATTCTACCGGACCTCTCCAGCTTAGCAGCAGTTCCTACAGAGCCGCAGGGTGAGTTTGGTGGCGTGTGGGGCTGTGAAAAGTTTCCTGGGCTTTGTTGCAATTATAAGAGCAGCTTACAACTTCCGTGTGACTTTGATGTGACGAGGAAATCGTTTATAGGCAGCAGCACATTTACGAGGTTCCCCTTTAATCAGAACAAGGCGCAGAGGCCGAGCAGGCAGGCGAAGCGAGTAGCTCACACAGGCAAGCAATCAGCCTAATGAAGTGCAGATTGGCAGGAGTGGCTCAGAGTCTCTTGTGAAACAGCAAGTTTGCGCCACTTTGCTGGAGGGGTGTTAAATTTCAGTGGTGGGGAGTCCAATAAAAATCGCTGTCTTTTCGTTTGGAGGCTTGTCACTGGGGGATCTGGGGGCTGTTGTTCATGGGACAGTGATTGGgcatgtttgtggttttgtatGTTACTTTTTTGACAACTTGTGACTGTggccctctctgtctgtaagACATGTGCTTGTCTCCTACCTCCTCTAGTGGCTGCTTGTAATATAGCATTGCGGGAAAAATTGCTCTTTCCTCTTGTTCTGTGAAGCATCATGTGGGTAAAATTGGGTTTGAGGCAGAAAGCTGGAAAACAagacatgcaaaaaaaacctaaaacaacaacaggcttGTACAGATAGGTTAAATATAGACAAATGCTTTATATTTGTATTAAGATCTACAAAGAGGTCtatgttttgtgtatttctgcCTAGTTTGGTGGCCTACTTTACTGTCTGCCCACAAACATGCAACCATTGAGTTCATTAGTAGGCTAcctctgggtgttttttttttttgcttaatatGTATCAATAATGCCACATCCTACTATTGTTTAGTATTTACAGCAGTTTAGCTATGATGTAACTCTGACATCATGtcctccttttttcttatttttctaaaaacatcAGCATAAGCCAGTAGATATTGCCTGAGGAGAAGCACCAATCCAGGGACGCGTTGCAGCCTGTTGAAGCCTTTATGTGTTTTGCCTCTTCttgccgtttttttttttttggcacaaaCTGAGCacattaaaattatatattttcttatctTCTTTTCACTGGAGGGCCAGacctttttgtctgtgtgccttGCAGAcctgtttatgtctgtgttgATTCCAAAAACACATGACACCCATAATAATGCAACTCTGAATGAGGAAGATTGtccaaaaatgtattcatcattGTGGGATCACACCTATGACTGGTTACTGAGCTATGTTACTCCATTAGGCCACCAGAGTTTGTTATAAAAATCTGCTGTAGGAGGCATTCTTCAGGAGGAATAATTCAAGTCaggctctcctctcctcatctttttCAAATGCATAAAATAACTGACTTAGGGCGAGGGAATATACCCTAAAAAAAATTGTCCTCAGGGACGAAAGGTTCAGCTCACCACCAACAGAAGTGTGTTACAATAAAAGAAGCAGAAATCATGTTTACAATGCTGTGCCGCAATGGCACAGATGCGTTTTGTGAGCATTAGCTAAACATAAGGGCGAGCAGCTCACAGCTGGCTGCACAGCACTGAATGTTCGAGAAatgcaaatgtgtattttacagtaTATTCTCACTTGTCTAAAGAAATTTCTTCTCCCTGTTTTAGAATACAGAATAGCAATTTGCATTCTCTGCTGCGGCTGATTTCTTCTCTTCTAAAGTTGTTTACAGATACTAATGAAGCCTTGGGCAGAGCCTCCCAGAAACAAAGAGTACCCCCCCAGTGAGTTCCCATATACAGACTGGGACATAATATGATGCAGAATTCTGTTGtttaggtgtgagtgtgtgtgtgtggcctttGGAAATGTCCCTCGAGAGCCACACAGTAGCAGATGTAGAGAGGAAATTGCCCGGAGCTGGCCAGAGTAGGAAAAGTAGGATGGCCAAAGCTTCTAAATAttatgctgcacacacacacacacactctctctctctctctctctctctctctctgtttcaccaACACAAATGTACTCACAAATAAACAAGATGGCAGTTGTACCCGTTGCTTATTTCCTCATTTTGATTTtgcacttcttcttctgtggtgttaaaTATTTACCCAACTGTAAATGAGCACTAGCCAACTTGATAGTTTAAATACAACAGCAGTCTCTCAGAAATAATGAAGTcattaaagctttaaaatggATTAGCACACAGTTCACAGTTCAATGAATCATAGACACCTACGTATATTGCAACATGCATCATCCCCAGCAGAATTATTGATTTGTTCATGCAAGCTGGTGTTAACTGGTTTAAACCAATACATGTTTGTCAATGGGAAAAGGGAAGGTTAATCTGTATCAGTTCTACATTTTTTGCAGACTATTATTGCTGTTGGACCCCGACAGCTCCATGTACTGCATGCTTGATTTAAACATTATGCCTACGCCtttgcattttgtctttctctgtgggAGTCCATGATCATGCCTTTGAAGCATCCAAACTAATTGCATAACGGGAAATGGCAAAGGCAGAATATGGCTTTGATTGgagtgtaaatatatataaaccacacacacacacacacacacacacacacacacacacacacacacacacacacacacacacacacacacacacacagagagttgAAGATTTGCCAGTCTGATGATCATTTTAAACCAGGGTCTTATTTTGCTCACGAGCAGTCACTTCAGAAACGTTCTGGAATTACTTCTTCAACAGTGTTTATACAAAGGACACTGACAGACTCTCTAATGAGGCTTTTAAACAAGAAGAATCTGCACTTTAACAGTGTGTTTAATACTCTAGATTCATCTCTCAGCTATTGCAAAATCAAACCTCAAAGAGGCGTCTGAAAGCACTTGCAAATTGCCATTTATATCATTTACACTGCACCTTCGACGTCATCAATAAGCTGTTAATTCAAATGCGATGCTTGCTGGTCTGAGACCACTGAGGCCTCTCAGCTAATCATTCATGCACTTGGCATAACGCAGAAGAAGCTCAGAGACTGATGCTGATTTCTAAGTTTGATTGGTTTTGAATGAATGTTCTCACATAAAACTCTGAGTGGCTGAAAGTGGTTTTCTATTCTGAGTGAGGACACATAGCGCTGCTGTTTGTGGAATCAGTAGTGGAGAGAAATAAGTAAAGTAGTATGATGCGTACTCTGATATGATGTAGATTCCCTCCACATTGGATCTAGTGAATATGCTTTTAGTTTCAGGGAGCTTGAAAGctttttttcagacatttttcattttttatacagAGTGGGATGAGACATACCGGTGCGATGAATCTAACACGTAAACTGCGAGTGCTTCTTCTTTACTGACTGAATAAGCTCTCTTCAACTCATATGCATAAACCAATTCAACGGCTTAATGATaggggcacacacacatttttgtctaTTTATGGTATTTGcacatggagagaaaaaaacaggcagacagatgaaACTCCTTTAAAAGACAGTGTGAATGAAATTCCCTTTTTTATCCAGTAGGCGTCACTATAGTAACAAAGTTTATCAGTAGTCGCCTCAGTGTGCATCAATGAAACCTACCAGAGCCACTAAGAAGCCATCCAAACACTGGCAGTTTTTATTTGGCTGCCGTTCTTAAAATAGAGCAAAATGAGACTGAATTAAATCTTACTTGTCCGGGGTCTAAATCTGGTCTGGTTGGTTATATGTGTTAAGAGTTGTGCCTAGCTTGAGTTATTTATGTGAATAGTGAGTTGAGAATAAGTGCgtctttaaaaatgcaaatgatgctGCATAGGGGAGCGGAAAACACACTGGCATATTTATACACTCCCATATTGTTCCAACACCTGTTTACACAGCAGAATGCCTCCATACGAGGGTTTGagggagtgtgtatgtgcatgcatgggGCTGAGAGAATGACTTTTGCATCCTTAAGTATCTttaaggctgtgtgtgtgtgtgtgtgtgtgtgtgtgtgtgtgaaaagcaggaagagagagaatatgTTTGAGTGCCTCTACATTTCTGACTCTGACATCCTTCGACCATTTAACCTTCACTACTTTATTGGGAAAGACAGAGGAGTTGAGATATTACAGATTGAGTTTGCCATATGTGctaccacaacacacacacacacacacacacacacacacacacacacacacacacacactcatacgcacacgcacacacacacacacacacacacacacacacacacacgcacacacacagcgccaCCGTAGCACCTTTTCTACATCACAAATTAATGTCACAGAAATACAGGCTGACATTACGGTGGAAAGAAAGAGCTCGCCACACATGCCACTGTGGTGTCCCTTCTCTCACTTTATTTTTCCACctcacacacgcatgcacacacacacacacacacacacacacagacacacacactcacacacacacacacaaaccctctctccctgttgccgtcttacacaaacacacacccgcACTTACTGATGTTGTCACTGTGCTGccacctccttcctcttcctttgcATCGCTACCAGTCACAGGCCCAGCTCTAACACAAGCTGATTAGCTTTTGGCAAACAACATTTCTAGGGGAGTAATAAATATTCAGATTATAATTCAACAAGTCAGTAAAAGCTGCTTACACATCACAAGGTTTTTGATTGAATAGTAGAAATATCACCTTAGATGAAAATAAACCAATAGCCTTGACCCCCCAAAATTAAACTTTTACTCTGACTACCTTAACAaagtctttttgtgtgtgtacttcttcttttttgagTACTGAGGTAACATGCTCATAGCGGATCCTCCGGCCGTGACTGCTGGATTCACTTAGGAACCCTTTTCCATTAGTGAGGTGTGTAATTCCTTTCTGCCAGTCTGTGACAATCTGTGTCACAGTTGTGACTGCAGAGCACTCATTTACATGCAgctcaaaacatttaaaaactttgGGGAATTGCAGCGAGACGGAGAGTTcgagtggactggttatattTTGTATTCGGAGTGAGGAAGCAAAAAAGTTCAAACTGGAGGAGACTGTGTTCACACAGGTGACTTTAACAACAAACTCACTGAAGGATGCAACTCCAGATGAGAACATTAACAAccgctgtgttgtgtgtgtgtgtgtgtgtgtgtgtgtgtgtgtgtgtgcaggctccCTTTTtgctttactgtgtgtgtttgtgggctggAGCAGCTGTTGAGTTTATAAAGCTCATACATCTCTGTGCAGCTGCCTTGATGATGATTTATTAAGTGACGTGGCAGGTTATCTAATGTTTGTAGCCTAATAGTACTTATTACACCTGCCTCAGTgtaactcttttttttattattacggccatttttgttttactgttagAGATTTGTCCTATTTTCTGGTTAATTCTAGTTAGGCTACAATGAGGATGACGGTTGTATATTCATTTATAATCAGCTGTATCCATTGGGTGCAAATGTTTTTCAATAGGAAAGGAATATATTTCTGGTTTGGGCTTGATGGCGTGGTTCACACTCAGGAACAGTGGGACGTCCTATTAGTCTGTGTACACTGACATGTTGATATACTTTAGTTTGGAGCCAAAAGATGTTCCTTAATTCAACAGTCCTATAggaatatcatcatcatcatcatcatcatcctcatcatcatcctctaatcattttttaaaaggtaaaacagtggcatcatcatcatttactCAATGCATTTTAACTGACCTACTTTTTACTTTAATCTaagaacatttttgcatttagtAAAAGCAAACTAATGAACTAATTACTATTAGTTTTTATGCTACTATACTAATCACTAACCAAATGCATAATTTACTTGAGTATTATATTGTAGTACTCTTTACGTTCCTGGTGGTACAGGATGATCCTGAATCCATCAGGTCAGTTTTTAATTGCGTTTCAGGCCATGTGATTTACAGGCTGTTGAAGCCATATGATGTGTGAGAACATAGCTGTGGGATAAACACTATTTATAGATTCACATGTATGATTTCATGCGATCGCTGCCTtggtttctccctctctctctcattaggACGGATTATGCACATAATCTGCAGGGTCAGGAT
This window of the Pempheris klunzingeri isolate RE-2024b chromosome 14, fPemKlu1.hap1, whole genome shotgun sequence genome carries:
- the msx2b gene encoding homeobox protein MSH-D; protein product: MASQDTFNDLGCSSSEEDSNRPDLAEEKTSPEVRRHHPFSVEALMSGRKTDGGSTCCKPEGSPVPVSPVGLSSLYLCRETCSLPGGSRKSSTAVPSSPVKSEASESEDCAPWVTSSAFSSQPRHVSPSCPLRKHKTNRKPRTPFTTSQLLALERKFRQKQYLSIAERAEFSSSLTLTETQVKIWFQNRRAKAKRLQEAELEKLKMAADAKTAAVAAAAAGGLHPGFTLPLSLSAVSLYGQSYSAYHHHHHRPMLPISPLGLYTAPLAYSMYHLS